One Centroberyx gerrardi isolate f3 chromosome 6, fCenGer3.hap1.cur.20231027, whole genome shotgun sequence genomic region harbors:
- the poldip2 gene encoding polymerase delta-interacting protein 2 isoform X2 produces MAACALRRGLLSTVSKYNKKHTQRILSVIDSSSGFELYKPRLQCRACGLSSNIQQTRFMSSRPEGKVLETVGVFEAVKQHGKYETGQLFLHSVFGYRGIVLFPWHARLYDRDITPPISDSKPEPPGAHGSKEVKGKTHTYYQVLIDTRDCPHISQRSQTEAVTFLANHDDSRALYAIPGLDYVSHEDILPYNSTEQVPIQHELFERFLMFNPAKSPPFTARDTLKAWQEKNHPWLELSDVHRETTENIRVTVIPFYMGMREAQNSHVYWWRYCIRLENMGNEVVQLRERHWRIFSLSGTLETVRGRGVVGREPVLSKEQPAFQYSSHVSLQAPSGHMWGTFRIERTDGSHFDVRIPPFSLESNKDDKAPPAGYTF; encoded by the exons ATGGCGGCTTGTGCGTTGCGCCGTGGTTTACTGAGCACTGTCAGTaaatacaacaagaaacacacacagagaatattgaGTGTCATTGACAGCAGTAGCGGATTCGAGCTGTACAAACCACGGTTACAATGCCGAGCTTGCGGGCTGTCCAGCAACATTCAGCAGACGAGGTTCATGTCGTCACG GCCTGAGGGGAAGGTCTTGGAGACGGTGGGAGTGTTTGAGGCTGTGAAGCAGCATGGCAAATATGAAACGGGACAG CTGTTCCTCCACAGTGTGTTTGGCTACAGAGGCATCGTCTTGTTCCCCTGGCACGCCCGACTCTACGACAGAGATATCACCCCTCCCATCTCTGACAG CAAACCGGAGCCCCCAGGAGCCCACGGCTCCAAGGAGGTGAAGGGGAAGACCCATACCTACTACCAAGTCCTGATCGACACCAGGGACTGCCCTCACATA TCCCAGAGGTCCCAGACAGAGGCAGTGACGTTTCTGGCCAACCATGACGACAGCAGAGCCTTGTACGCCATCCCAG GTCTGGACTATGTGAGCCATGAAGACATCCTGCCCTATAACTCCACAGAGCAGGTCCCCATCCAGCATGAGCTGTTTGAGCGCTTCCTCATGTTCAACCCTGCCAAAT CTCCTCCGTTCACGGCCAGAGACACCCTGAAGGCGTGGCAGGAGAAGAACCACCCCTGGCTGGAGCTGTCGGACGTCCACAGGGAGACCACCGAGAACATCCGAGTCACCGTCATCCCCTTCTACATGGGCATGAGG GAGGCCCAGAACTCTCATGTTTACTGG TGGCGGTACTGTATCCGTCTGGAGAACATGGGCAACGAGGTGgttcagctgagagagaggcaCTGGAGGATCTTCAGCCTCTCAGGAACCCTGGAGACGGTCCGAGGACGAGGCGTCGTCGGCAGG GAGCCGGTGTTGTCTAAAGAACAGCCAGCCTTTCAGTACAGTAGCCATGTGTCCCTACAAGCCCCAAGTGGTCATATGTG GGGGACGTTTCGCATCGAGAGGACCGACGGCTCCCACTTCGACGTTCGcattcctcccttctccctggAGAGCAACAAAGATGACAAAGCTCCCCCTGCAGGCTACACCTTCTAA
- the poldip2 gene encoding polymerase delta-interacting protein 2 isoform X1, with amino-acid sequence MAACALRRGLLSTVSKYNKKHTQRILSVIDSSSGFELYKPRLQCRACGLSSNIQQTRFMSSRNRPEGKVLETVGVFEAVKQHGKYETGQLFLHSVFGYRGIVLFPWHARLYDRDITPPISDSKPEPPGAHGSKEVKGKTHTYYQVLIDTRDCPHISQRSQTEAVTFLANHDDSRALYAIPGLDYVSHEDILPYNSTEQVPIQHELFERFLMFNPAKSPPFTARDTLKAWQEKNHPWLELSDVHRETTENIRVTVIPFYMGMREAQNSHVYWWRYCIRLENMGNEVVQLRERHWRIFSLSGTLETVRGRGVVGREPVLSKEQPAFQYSSHVSLQAPSGHMWGTFRIERTDGSHFDVRIPPFSLESNKDDKAPPAGYTF; translated from the exons ATGGCGGCTTGTGCGTTGCGCCGTGGTTTACTGAGCACTGTCAGTaaatacaacaagaaacacacacagagaatattgaGTGTCATTGACAGCAGTAGCGGATTCGAGCTGTACAAACCACGGTTACAATGCCGAGCTTGCGGGCTGTCCAGCAACATTCAGCAGACGAGGTTCATGTCGTCACG GAACAGGCCTGAGGGGAAGGTCTTGGAGACGGTGGGAGTGTTTGAGGCTGTGAAGCAGCATGGCAAATATGAAACGGGACAG CTGTTCCTCCACAGTGTGTTTGGCTACAGAGGCATCGTCTTGTTCCCCTGGCACGCCCGACTCTACGACAGAGATATCACCCCTCCCATCTCTGACAG CAAACCGGAGCCCCCAGGAGCCCACGGCTCCAAGGAGGTGAAGGGGAAGACCCATACCTACTACCAAGTCCTGATCGACACCAGGGACTGCCCTCACATA TCCCAGAGGTCCCAGACAGAGGCAGTGACGTTTCTGGCCAACCATGACGACAGCAGAGCCTTGTACGCCATCCCAG GTCTGGACTATGTGAGCCATGAAGACATCCTGCCCTATAACTCCACAGAGCAGGTCCCCATCCAGCATGAGCTGTTTGAGCGCTTCCTCATGTTCAACCCTGCCAAAT CTCCTCCGTTCACGGCCAGAGACACCCTGAAGGCGTGGCAGGAGAAGAACCACCCCTGGCTGGAGCTGTCGGACGTCCACAGGGAGACCACCGAGAACATCCGAGTCACCGTCATCCCCTTCTACATGGGCATGAGG GAGGCCCAGAACTCTCATGTTTACTGG TGGCGGTACTGTATCCGTCTGGAGAACATGGGCAACGAGGTGgttcagctgagagagaggcaCTGGAGGATCTTCAGCCTCTCAGGAACCCTGGAGACGGTCCGAGGACGAGGCGTCGTCGGCAGG GAGCCGGTGTTGTCTAAAGAACAGCCAGCCTTTCAGTACAGTAGCCATGTGTCCCTACAAGCCCCAAGTGGTCATATGTG GGGGACGTTTCGCATCGAGAGGACCGACGGCTCCCACTTCGACGTTCGcattcctcccttctccctggAGAGCAACAAAGATGACAAAGCTCCCCCTGCAGGCTACACCTTCTAA